One genomic region from Vitis riparia cultivar Riparia Gloire de Montpellier isolate 1030 chromosome 17, EGFV_Vit.rip_1.0, whole genome shotgun sequence encodes:
- the LOC117904585 gene encoding protein LONGIFOLIA 1, with protein MAAKLLHSLTDDNPDLQKQIGCMAGIFQLFDHHHILTGRRVSHKRLLPGNSYLNSSLETNSTNVGHRHTAAGKNSNKSVNEKQKFSTESSRVSFSSSSCSSSMSSLECNKTAQPEPSSFDQIIFPETHSRDPAMNQLSASPQLGRQSLDLRDLVKDSMYREVRGLSVKTTTREEAMGHAVKPKDSPRPSRPSKSMDGSYGVGTKGKQNVPVDLKESLRVLAKLREAPWYFNEARELPRSSYEAKDGPLPSIPKDAPRFSYDGREINRLSFESRDTSKGTPKLKELPRLSLDSREGSMRGSNFDSRSNSVLRNLQKGSGNSKDNAPNLKQISESQKRPPSVVAKLMGLEALPDSMSAHDSQMGLIRTCPIQDCDHFSRSPKTPDPSSRPIQMPYSPRSSWKEPTSPRWRNPDSVMKPISSSRFPIEPAPWRQQDGSWGSLKPASRKAPARAPNSFPSVYSEIEKRLKDLEFKQSGKDLRALKQILEAMQAKGLLETRREEQPSNFGTKRDEPKYTSFDQKVRLASQRKPQHDTVCAATAGGAKSRRSFDSPIVIMKPAKLVEKSSIPASSVISIDGFSSFHKPQGGNFADNRKDSVNSQTAKVLTPKISSRDHVTSSIDKRSNVRNSRAAQTPTRPQQLPKENTSSSVKSSGSVSPRLQQKKLELEKRSRLPSTSSELGKSRRQSHKLPTESSSPGGKRRPKSPNLQQSDDQLSEISSESRNLSYQGDDISVHSDSNMEFTSTEQSTEINGCRSPSMKAANCPTSGLVKKKSTPRLAEDVSLAELATIAPEQPSPVSVLDASVYRDDAPSPVKQTPTALKDNGSWNSSNNHDEEQWKLKDDILSNSTGSGLTSEINRKKLQNIEHLVQKLKQLNSTHDEASTDYIASLCENTNPDHRYISEILLASGLLLRDLDSSLTTYQFHPSGHPINPELFFVLEQTKGSTLICKEGCSGTVSNLKPDQGKFHRKLIFDAVNEILVGKLALAGPSPEPWIKPDKLARKTLSAQKLLKELCSEIEQLQAIKSECIIEEKEDDFKSILWKDVMHGSESWTDFCGEISGVVLDVERLIFKDLVDEIVMGESTSARANPGRRCRRLFAK; from the exons ATGGCTGCAAAGCTTCTGCATTCCTTAACAGATGATAACCCAGATTTGCAGAAGCAAATTGGGTGCATGGCTGGGATCTTTCAACTCTTTGATCATCACCATATCCTCACCGGAAGGCGCGTCAGCCACAAGAGGCTTCTTCCAG GTAATTCCTACCTCAACAGCAGCCTGGAAACGAATTCTACTAATGTAGGCCACCGACATACTGCAGCA ggaaaaaattcaaacaagagtgtgaatgagaaacaaaaattctcCACAGAATCATCCAGAGTTTCATTCTCATCTTCGTCTTGTTCATCTTCTATGTCCTCTCTCGAATGTAACAAAACAGCTCAACCAGAACCCTCTTCCTTTGACCAAATCATTTTTCCTGAAACTCACTCAAGGGATCCAGCCATGAACCAGTTAAGTGCCTCTCCACAATTAGGGCGGCAATCGCTTGATCTTCGTGATTTGGTCAAGGATTCTATGTACAGAGAAGTCCGAGGGCTGTCAGTTAAGACTACAACCAGAGAAGAAGCTATGGGCCATGCCGTGAAGCCTAAAGACTCTCCAAGGCCTTCACGGCCATCCAAATCAATGGATGGATCTTATGGAGTTGGTACCAAAGGGAAGCAAAATGTGCCTGTTGATCTCAAGGAGTCTCTTAGAGTTCTTGCCAAGCTTCGAGAAGCACcttggtatttcaatgaagcTAGAGAACTTCCACGATCATCATATGAAGCAAAAGATGGACCTTTGCCTTCAATTCCAAAAGATGCTCCTCGGTTTTCTTATGATGGGAGGGAGATAAACCGCTTATCCTTTGAATCACGAGATACCTCCAAAGGCACCCCAAAGCTGAAAGAACTACCAAGACTTTCATTGGACAGCAGAGAGGGTTCCATGCGGGGTTCAAACTTTGATTCAAGATCAAATTCCGTTTTGAGGAATTTGCAGAAGGGCAGTGGCAACTCTAAAGACAATGCCCCAAATTTAAAGCAAATATCAGAGTCTCAGAAACGGCCTCCTAGCGTTGTTGCTAAGTTGATGGGTTTGGAAGCTTTACCAGATTCCATGTCAGCCCATGATAGTCAGATGGGGTTGATCAGAACCTGCCCAATCCAGGATTGTGATCACTTCTCAAGGTCACCTAAAACACCTGATCCAAGTAGTAGGCCAATCCAGATGCCCTACTCCCCTAGAAGCTCATGGAAGGAACCAACTTCACCAAGGTGGAGAAATCCAGATTCAGTCATGAAACCTATCTCAAGTTCAAGGTTTCCCATTGAACCAGCACCATGGAGACAGCAGGATGGAAGTTGGGGTTCTCTAAAACCAGCTTCTAGGAAAGCTCCAGCAAGGGCACCAAATTCCTTCCCATCTGTGTATAGTGAGATTGAGAAAAGATTGAAAGATCTTGAATTTAAACAATCTGGGAAGGATCTAAGAGCTCTTAAACAAATATTAGAAGCAATGCAGGCAAAGGGACTCTTGGAGACCAGAAGAGAAGAGCAACCTTCCAACTTTGGAACTAAAAGAGATGAGCCAAAATATACCAGCTTTGATCAGAAGGTAAGACTGGCAAGCCAACGAAAACCTCAACATGATACTGTTTGTGCTGCCACTGCTGGGGGGGCTAAGTCTCGAAGGAGTTTTGATTCCCCAATTGTGATCATGAAACCAGCCAAACTAGTTGAGAAATCTAGTATTCCTGCTTCCTCGGTAATTTCAATTGATGGTTTTTCCAGTTTCCATAAGCCTCAGGGTGGCAACTTTGCAGATAACAGAAAAGATTCAGTTAATAGCCAAACAGCTAAAGTTTTGACTCCTAAAATTAGTAGCAGAGATCATGTTACTAGTTCCATTGATAAGAGAAGCAATGTCAGAAACTCAAGAGCAGCACAAACTCCAACAAGGCCTCAACAGTTGCCTAAAGAAAATACCTCAAGCTCAGTAAAGAGCTCAGGATCTGTAAGCCCAAGACTACAGCAAAAGAAGCTCGAGTTAGAGAAGCGATCTCGACTGCCCAGCACTTCATCTGAATTGGGCAAATCAAGAAGGCAATCCCACAAGCTGCCAACAGAATCAAGTTCGCCGGGAGGAAAACGCAGACCAAAATCTCCCAACTTGCAGCAAAGTGATGACCAACTGAGTGAGATAAGTAGCGAATCAAGAAACTTGAGTTACCAGGGAGATGACATTTCTGTGCATTCAGACAGCAACATGGAATTCACCAGTACTGAACAGTCTACTGAGATCAATGGCTGCCGGAGTCCATCCATGAAGGCTGCCAATTGTCCAACTTCTGGCTTAGTAAAGAAA AAATCAACTCCAAGGTTGGCCGAAGATGTGTCATTGGCAGAACTTGCTACAATTGCCCCCGAGCAGCCCAGCCCTGTCTCTGTTCTTGATGCTTCAGTGTACAGAGATGATGCACCATCTCCTGTGAAGCAGACACCAACTGCTCTGAAAG ATAATGGGAGTTGGAATTCCAGCAACAATCATGATGAAGAGCAATGGAAGCTGAAGGATGATATCTTATCTAACAGCACAGGATCAGGCCTTACCTCTGAGATCAACCgcaaaaaattacaaaatattgaaCATTTGGTCCAGAAGCTTAAACAACTAAATTCCACTCACGATGAAGCCAGCACAGATTACATTGCATCACTCTGTGAGAACACAAACCCAGACCACAGATACATTTCTGAGATATTGTTAGCTTCAGGTCTCCTCCTCAGAGACCTTGACTCCAGCCTCACAACCTATCAGTTCCACCCGTCAGGGCACCCAatcaaccctgagttattcttTGTTCTGGAGCAAACCAAGGGTAGCACTTTGATCTGCAAAGAAGGCTGCTCTGGAACAGTTTCCAATCTGAAGCCTGACCAGGGAAAATTTCACCGTAAACTTATATTTGATGCTGTTAATGAGATTCTTGTGGGAAAGTTAGCTCTGGCAGGGCCCTCTCCTGAACCATGGATAAAGCCTGACAAACTGGCAAGGAAGACATTGAGTGCACAAAAGCTTCTAAAAGAATTGTGTTCAGAGATAGAGCAGCTTCAAGCCATCAAATCAGAGTGCATCATAGAGGAGAAGGAGGATGATTTTAAAAGCATCTTATGGAAGGATGTAATGCATGGATCCGAGAGTTGGACAGATTTTTGTGGTGAGATTTCTGGGGTAGTTTTGGATGTTGAACGTTTGATCTTCAAGGATTTGGTTGATGAGATTGTCATGGGTGAGTCGACTAGTGCGCGAGCCAATCCTGGTAGGCGTTGCAGGCGGCTGTTTGCAAAGTAG
- the LOC117904781 gene encoding transcription factor TCP5-like: MIPNSRERDFQAKLEDATIEGKFSKAPSSSRQWSAFRNPRIVRVSRSFGGKDRHSKVCTVRGLRDRRIRLSVPTAIQLYDLQDRLGLSQPSKVVDWLLDATKHEIDKLPPLQIPQGNLGQFHQSMLVSHELGAGQSSAVPFFDATPTFLKEAGSHSLSAIKEGIKINNNVDEEDQTIISRPKYWDNDALRAKSKEVVREAISDKTKWFRMNEQENQDGIGGYSSQVSAQNLFPMTNHSSLPGLLNNSMPYNSFGHWEPSSLSLSQFGSHGFPSQSEVSHNNVAVPLPSPLALSSGSQLFFCPNATTPPLFPPYSSYITTQVESSPRHFNHLQLLSSSSQHMQPNSLMPSLHSVSAQMKSFPLNGNSRLFHSQNNDGSHPNKSS; this comes from the coding sequence ATGATCCCAAATtcaagagagagagattttCAAGCAAAGCTAGAGGATGCCACCATCGAAGGGAAATTCTCGAAGGCACCATCTAGTTCAAGACAGTGGTCAGCATTTAGAAATCCACGGATTGTACGCGTCTCACGTTCCTTTGGAGGAAAAGATCGGCATAGCAAGGTTTGCACTGTAAGAGGATTGAGAGACAGGCGAATTAGGCTCTCAGTACCTACTGCTATTCAGTTATATGATCTTCAAGACAGGCTTGGGCTGAGCCAGCCTAGCAAGGTAGTAGATTGGCTGCTTGATGCCACTAAACATGAAATTGATAAACTTCCACCACTCCAGATCCCACAGGGAAATCTTGGTCAGTTCCATCAATCAATGCTTGTTTCTCATGAATTGGGTGCTGGTCAATCTTCTGCTGTTCCCTTCTTTGATGCAACTCCAACATTTTTGAAGGAAGCGGGATCTCATTCTTTGTCAGCTATCAAGGAAGGGATTAAGATCAATAACAATGTTGACGAGGAAGATCAAACTATAATTTCAAGACCAAAGTATTGGGATAATGACGCTTTGAGAGCAAAAAGCAAGGAAGTTGTAAGAGAAGCAATTTCTGACAAAACCAAGTGGTTCAGAATGAATGAACAAGAAAATCAAGATGGAATTGGGGGCTACAGTTCACAAGTTTCAGCTCAAAACCTTTTTCCAATGACCAATCATTCTTCCCTACCAGGCTTACTAAACAACTCCATGCCATACAACTCCTTCGGTCACTGGGAGCCTTCAAGTTTATCATTGTCACAATtcggaagccatggatttccaTCCCAATCAGAGGTCTCTCACAACAATGTTGCTGTACCACTGCCATCTCCACTAGCTCTGTCATCCGGGTCTCAGTTATTTTTCTGTCCCAATGCAACTACACCCCCACTTTTTCCTCCATATTCCTCATACATCACAACTCAGGTAGAGAGCAGTCCACGACACTTCAACCATCTTCAGTTATTGAGCTCGAGTTCACAACATATGCAGCCAAATTCTCTGATGCCATCTCTTCATTCAGTCAGTGCGCAGATGAAGTCATTTCCATTGAATGGCAATTCTAGGCTTTTCCATTCACAAAATAATGATGGAAGCCACCCAAATAAGAGCTCTTAA